The nucleotide window CAAGTCCGTGGTAATCAGTTATACTCGTCACACATATACTGCAATGCCACAgaacccaaaaataaataaataaaaagtgcctAATGCAAACCACTAAACAGAGAACATCATGTGCTCTCATGCCTGGGAACCTAATGACAAATATGCAACTTAAAAAAACTGCACATGCTGAATGTTTAGAGTATTATATTATGCATATacagcattatttatttattttttacttatcAGAATTGTCAGCAGTATCAGGGGTCATCCGAAATATTGAAAGGAACTGCATTCAGTGTGCAGTTTTTCAAATAGATTACAGTATAAGGATAGATGACTTGGGTTTCTAAATCAGCATCAGACACATGCATACCAGTGAACACAATCCCGTAATCCTTTTCATTACCTAACCGCCAACATCAGTCAGCACACAGATTACAATTGTGTGCGTGTAGTGTGCTTAACAAATAATGATGCTGAAGAGAGCACTGAATGGGTTGCCCTCTGATATCTTACTGTAAATCATAACAAAACATTCACTCAATTAGCAGTGATTAAAGCTTATGTCCTGTTGTGTAacggactggataaaatcaaaatGTTTTCAGATTTTCTACCAGCAAATCAAAGCAAAAAGGCATGAAAAGAGACAGATGTTGTTCGCTCACCTTCAAGCTCATCATCTTCATCCTCATCATCACTAGACTCACTGATGTGCACCGTTATGGCTCGGGAGGTAACGGGCGACCAGTCAAAGTAAACCCCAAACCCGATGTCGTAGCCATCTGTAGCAAACTCCCAGCACACGTGCTTGGCCTCAGGGATGGTAGGTACATGAACAGTCATAATGTCTCCACGGTAAACAGTGACCACGCTGTCCTTCTCCTGACGCAGCTTAGCCTTCAACTCTTTCAGGGACACAGAGGTCCATGTGTTGGCTGGCTGCAAAGGTGGTAAGGCTGCAACAGGGTTGTTTTCCAGTTAATACTGGTTTCATGTACAGACCGAAAGGAAGGTCTGATAAATGGTAGGAATACAAAAAGATTCTCAAATATAAAAGTAATGATCCTGAATGTATACAATGTGGGTTGTGTTGATTCCAAAGGTTAGGACtgttaataaattttattttgctttaaaaatgaaaataatatACTGGGATTCCTGTGCCATATGCACAGGATTCCTGACGTAGTGCTTTCTTTAAGAGAGAAGGGACATCCCTGTGACTCTAGTCTCTGTTGCTGTGTCAGAGAATTGCACATCTGGTGAAATGCTATATGTTCGTTGGTGGGTTTCTAATACAGCTGGACAGTACGGACAAAACAGCATATTGTCTTACTGCTAAAACTTTGCCTGCTTTGTTGCTTTATGGATAACATTCAGCCTTCATTAAAACGTGATTATGAttgttaagtatttttaaaatcaagcTACAATTTATAAAAAATTGTACATGCATAGAAAATATATCTGGTGTCATTTGAGATCATTCAGAATACTCTCAGATCGATAAGAATTAGATTGTGATAATTAAACAGTGCAAACTTGTAATAACAGCAGCACAAATATCTATACTGAAAACAATCAAGTCATCAAACAACGTATAGACtcagccattttaataggaacatctgTGCCCATGCTCATTCGTGCAATTAGGCAGTCATGACGGTATATAAAATtatacagatacaggtcaagcgcttcagttaatgttcaaatcaAAGGTCAGAATAGAGGAAAAATATTATTTCAGTGACTTTGACTGCAGTAGGGTTGTTGctcccagatgggctggttttgaatatttcataaactgctgatgTCCTTGGATTTTTACACACAGtagtctctagggtttacagtagggctgcgtaccggtactgtaccgtgaaaatcgattcggtacaggtccaaaataccggatcatgaagtaccggtactgtaccgatataaatttacaccaagtatatgcttattttgtgactgaagatgcgtaaatcctaccacaaagacgaaaatttagcactggaaaagacgtaaaatgccgcgctgaaacttgaaatcagagccatctttgatttgagatcctctcgccacagtctcacgagacattgcgagagcttggctgatccagcgttctgattggtcaaaaagactcaaaagcaggtcagccatttttcctttgctggcattggcggcctttgttgctttgtgtaattttgccgtgcaagttaaaggccgcggactgcgcggaGTGAATTTGTTTGTCATGCCACGTGGGAAGACCAGTAAGGTCTGGGATCACGTAACAAAGCTTTCAGGGGGCCAGAACGCAAGttgtctcgctgtgagacaacttatgactttttgtcccaagttaaccaagtatgagactgagagggtgactgagttgaggtaggaaacctagttatgttcggttttctttgaataaagatactaagttgtcaacagtttattaatgtttctgtcattattgaagaagttcagaagaacacatgttaatttgtcaaactgttcaggtacaggtctggacctgtacctaaacctctgtaccggtacctgatgttacgtttaggtacgcagccctagtttACAGAGAATAgagtgaaaaaacaaaaatcatcaaGTCAGTCAGTGGCAATTCTGAGAGAAGAAATCCCTTGTtcataagagaggtcaaaggagaATAGAAAGATGGGATCAAACTGACAGTATGGCAATAATaactcactctttacaaccatgctgagtttatttaaaaaaaaaaacaaaaaaaaaactctcagaATAGACAGCATGCTGAACCTTGAGGTAGATCAACAAGAAGTCTACATGAGGTTCCACTCTTGTCAGCCATGAAAAGGAACCTGAAGCTACAGTAAACACTTGCTGGTCTTATTCCCATTTTCAACAGTCCAGTCTGATGTGATTATTATCCGAAGCCTGTATCTGTATgactttatgcattgcactgctgccacatgattagctgattggataattgcatgaatgaatgagcaggtgtacagatgttcctaCTAAAGTGGCAAGTAAGTACAGTGCTTAACAAATTTATTAGACCACCACCTGATTTAAGGTTTATGCCACAGCAACCACAAATATACAGTAATGGTGATCACAAAAATAGTTTATGTTTCTGAAATGGTTAATCCACCAGTATGTGCATATTCTTGAACTGAAATGACATTTTTAATGCTAAAATAAAATTAGTGTTAtctgaatttttttaaatttactgtttttttttttaaatagcaaagTACAGtgttattttttattaaaataccaaatTATTTACTTGCATTCCTAAGTAGAAAAATTAGTTTCAATTTTCAAATATTATGCTTGATTAATTTCTAACTTGTCAAAGATGTCCTGGTCGTCAGCTCACATTTGGGTATAAAAACCGTGAATTCAGTTTGAAATTCCTCACTTCTGTTCAAAATGGCAAAACGCAGAGAACTGACTGAAAAGGAAAGAGTGTGCATTAAAGCACTCCGTGATGCTGGATGGTCTTTGAGACAAATAGGGCAAGACATTAAGCGTTCTCACAGTGTGGTCAAGTATGCTTTGGATTCCATTGCCGAGACTGGTACCTACAAAATGTGCAAAGGAAGAGGCAGAAAACGAAAGCTGACTGAAGCAGATGTCAGGCACCTCAAGATTTTAAGTACTAGAGACAGAAGGAAGACCTCTGCTGATCTTCAGGCGGAGATGAATAGGTCTAGATCAGAGTCCGAAAAAGTCTCCAGAATGACCATAAGCAGACGACTGCGGGAACAAAGCTTACAGGGAAGAATAGCTGCTAAGCCGCCGTTATTGAGGACTGCAAACATCCAGAAACATCTcagatttgctagggagcataaacacTGGACTGCAAATGACTGGAAGAAGGTACTCTGGATGGATGAGTCCAAGTTTGAACTCTTTGGTCAGCATCATCGTGTTTATGTCCGCAGAAAAGCTGGAGAACATTTTGATGCTAGATGTATTGCACCCACAGTGAAACACGGTGGAGGTTCCATTATGATATGGGGTTCAATTTCTGGAAACGGCATGGGCAAATTAGTGAAAAATCAATGGTATCATGAACAAGAAGGTCTGCCACAACATCTTGGTGCATCATGGAATCCCTTCTGGACTGAAACTGATTGGTCATGGGTTCATATACCaagaagataatgaccctaagcacactgcAAAGCTGTGCAGAGACTATTTGACCAAGAAAAGGGAATCTGGAGTACTGGAACTGATGGATTGGCCAAGTCAAATTCCCGACTTGAATCCTATTGAACAGATTTGGGATTTAGTGGATTCAAAAATAGATCGAACAAAAATTTCATCCAAAGCAAGTCTCTGGGAACAGTTACAAACTATTTGGAACACGACAGCAAAAGAGACTGTTGAAAAGTACGTAAAAGCAATGCCAGCAAGAATGCAAGCCATTATCAAGGCCAAAGGAGGCCATACAAAAGATCAAGTTTTTTGGTTATTATCTATAAACAAAAACTATTTAGTTGTCTCATTTTGTTGTTTTCCTAATAAATAACCATTAACTTTTTAGTTTTAAACAAATTTGAGGAGATTTCTAAAATATTTGTGTTTTCTTGCTTTTATGACAGGTGGTCTAATAAATTTGTTAAGCACTGTAtataaaatcatcatcatcatcatctaaaaCCTTTCGTGTATTCTGCTAGAATTCCTGCGAGAGAACATGCCCAAGACTTCTTTTAAAAATAGGGTCTCAGTGGGCTATGATGAAAGATGATGGCAAGGTTTCTAGCAGTTGGCGGAGGCTGTTTAGGAAGAGGTGCACTAACCGTTTCTCTCTCCAGGGTGGGGGGATTTTTCAGCTGTACCACTTTCCACGGAGTCTCCTTCTGCAGCTGACTCATCCTAATAAAATCAATCATTCAAACCCATATATATTAAAtccttgaaaaagaaaaaaaaaaaaggtagaaatGATCATTTAAAGTGCCCTGACTGAGATAACGTACCTTGGTTGGTTGCTGTAATCCTTTGGTATTGCTGTTGGCATCCATTTGGCTCTGGTTGTCAGGGTGTATTATGGGCTGAGAAAGATctgtgctttgaagccttgaggaAGCAAATGTTTAATTAAAATTCAATTATTGTTTCTCTCTTTGTATAAATTTGACTAGTTGTTGACAGCGCTCTTTAACTCAACAATACAAGAGGTTTAATtcctatatacaaccccgattccaaaaaagttgggacaaagtacaaattgtaaataaaaacggaatgcaataatttacaaatctcaaaaactgatattgtattcacaatagaacatagacaacatatcaaatgtcgaaaacgagacattttgaaatttcatgccaaatattggctcatttaaaatttcatgacagcagcacatctcaaaaaagttgggacaggggcaataagaggctggaaaagttaaaggtacaaaaaaaaggaacagctggaggaccaaattgcaactcattaggtcaatcggcaataggtcattaacatgactgggtataaaaagagcatcttagagtggcagcagctctcagaagtaaagatgggaagaggatcaccaatccccctaattctgcgccaagaaatagtggagcaatatcagaaaggagttcgacagtgtaaaattgcaaagagtttgaacatatcatcatctactgtgcatatcatcatcaaaagattcagagaatctggaagaatctcggtgcgtaagggtcaaggtcggaaaaccatactgggtgcccgtgatcttcgggcccttagacggcactgcatcacatacaggcatgcttctgtattggaaatcacaaaatgggctcaggaatatttccagagaacatgatctgtgaacacaattcaccgtgccatccgccgttgccagctaaaactctatagttcaaagaagaagccgtatctaaacatgatccagaagcgcagacgtcttctctgggccaaggctcatttaaaatggactgtggcaaagtggaaaactgttctgtggccagacaaatcaaaatttgaagttctttatggaaatcagggacgccgtgtcattcggactaaagaggagaaggacgatccaagttatcatcagcgctcagttcagaagcctgcatctctgatggtatggggttgcattattgtgtgtggcatgggaagcttacacatctggaaagacaccaaagctgaaaggtatatccaggttctagagcaacatatgctcccatccagatgacgtttctttcagggaagaccttgcattttccaacatgacaatgccaaaccacatactgcatcaattacagcatcatggctgtgtagaagaagggtccgggtactgaactggccagcctgcagtccagatttcacccatagaaaacatttggcgtcagggctctacagtgcgcacatttcactcgcatttgcgagcgaatttttcggcatgcgaatgacggaaaaaaaaaaaaaaaagcgcattcgtgcaagggcttcttgcggccgacaatttaggaaagcactgagcacagacgcgacgagtttaacattctaaaatgtatcaaacgttaaactgcacagtatgtaaatccagcgctggataacCTACCTAATATAGTATAACGAGTAACGGCTTgtattgttgtaagtgtgtgtgttcagtgttgtgtacgtgcatgtgtgttctgcctgcgccttgctccctgtctgtttgcgtgcattgcctctgtcttgcactgcggtggttcccacggtagccgggggggggggggatgtcccccgtaacatttcccgttttctactcatctttctgtgattgcccctctttcccacggttgtatgttgtgggtgtggcattaggtgggaaaagtgctttttagggattcatcagatcattcaactgagataacagagctggttcggaccgagctgagaaatatattcgctatgcagagaataacggcgttttttgaaaagcaatgatggtggaaacaagaataaaagaacggacgaggaagaaagtgtagtgaagaaagctagaacgacgggagaaggtgcgggaaaattatataatgagatggaaagcacacaccccagtgcaaacatttagatgggaacatacaacacagcagaaaaacaaagaatatatatatacacacacacacacacacacacacacacaactgggtgtgttgagttgcagatgttaattgcacattagttatagaaactcagttcagctacaaaactcaggatattgcactgtatttggtattgcattgtattgggtacggatgtaaaagtgtagaaatataaatatacaaaagctataaaaactaataagttgctctgtgaggttgcactgtaataagtattgcagtgTATCAGGCAAGTGTGAGAatgttgtccttttaggtccttgttggtgcattgttgcacctgccagaagtggcatcagtcagtgcatgtaattagcctttttcacattacatcacttgcagaagaacctcacatccgttctCAGCCttgtgaatggaagaagaggcggcatgctaatctgctggctaacaagtagcaaccatagaaagtcagtaaacttcctttccaaaacaaggcagat belongs to Neoarius graeffei isolate fNeoGra1 chromosome 11, fNeoGra1.pri, whole genome shotgun sequence and includes:
- the tmed8 gene encoding protein TMED8, which gives rise to MEKAEATSELQSRLSSLSVSSFSGIASKTCDSNPLDRLQSTDLSQPIIHPDNQSQMDANSNTKGLQQPTKDESAAEGDSVESGTAEKSPHPGERNALPPLQPANTWTSVSLKELKAKLRQEKDSVVTVYRGDIMTVHVPTIPEAKHVCWEFATDGYDIGFGVYFDWSPVTSRAITVHISESSDDEDEDDELEAGPMVPGDVEKGSKTSVNSNLGEILPVYRQDSHLAVQGGSHSFPGEGTYLLKFDNSYSLWRNKTLYYRVYYSA